One window of the Mixophyes fleayi isolate aMixFle1 chromosome 6, aMixFle1.hap1, whole genome shotgun sequence genome contains the following:
- the LOC142160515 gene encoding uncharacterized protein LOC142160515: protein MSSVRDSSGTSFLMSNSNLTLTEILDMGFVAALRGNSSPYTPQLEQWDHRTCPKFGESPLFVKSSESTPLASGEGKLWLGVEDVGPTVCRSPLNPDGQVFEQSSLTSEPLNQFNNSIVGIFYGAKESTPYKKEERLETSDLSVVDVAISKLQDSEVVVNVIGQKSAPPMWEISEINSALEENTPSLEVSISDLRFPNSSGESEPPVPAQPSSAPFAQWVGAKHKDVGRSFLQPFRYQRQLSASEIPITSFAPPTCSFKISAMSPDKMGDRQLEMTTGAQAT, encoded by the coding sequence ATGTCTTCTGTCCGGGATAGCAGTGGGACAAGCTTCTTAATGTCTAACTCCAATCTCACTTTGACTGAGATTTTGGACATGGGATTTGTAGCCGCACTGAGGGGTAATTCTTCTCCCTATACTCCACAGCTTGAGCAGTGGGACCATAGGACATGTCCAAAGTTTGGAGAATCCCCATTGTTTGTTAAATCATCAGAATCTACACCACTGGCAAGTGGAGAAGGAAAGCTATGGCTGGGAGTAGAAGATGTTGGACCAACTGTCTGCAGATCCCCACTCAATCCTGATGGCCAAGTCTTTGAACAGTCATCCTTGACTTCTGAACCTCTAAACCAATTTAACAACTCAATAGTAGGAATTTTCTATGGTGCCAAAGAGTCTACTCCTTATAAGAAGGAAGAGCGCTTGGAGACCTCTGACCTGTCTGTAGTGGATGTCGCCATATCAAAGCTGCAAGATTCTGAGGTGGTTGTCAATGTCATTGGACAGAAATCTGCTCCACCAATGTGGGAAATCTCTGAAATAAACTCTGCACTAGAAGAGAATACTCCTTCGTTAGAAGTTTCCATTTCTGACTTGAGGTTCCCGAATAGCTCTGGCGAAAGTGAACCACCGGTGCCTGCCCAGCCATCGTCTGCTCCCTTTGCCCAGTGGGTAGGTGCCAAGCACAAGGATGTAGGACGTTCTTTTCTTCAACCTTTTCGTTACCAGCGCCAGTTAAGTGCTTCAGAGATCCCAATTACTAGCTTTGCACCCCCAACCTGCTCTTTTAAGATCTCTGCAATGTCACCTGACAAGATGGGGGACAGGCAGCTTGAGATGACGACTGGTGCGCAGGCCACTTAG